In the genome of Taurinivorans muris, one region contains:
- the menA gene encoding 1,4-dihydroxy-2-naphthoate octaprenyltransferase has translation MMQTVFCWIRAMRLRSLPLSLSGVVLGGAFASFDHVFSWKIFVLSLVVGVLLQILTNFANDYGDATKGLEGALRQGPKGVVSSGVISPKKMLRAIFFVVALIVLFSLLLFYVSFGNNIWAWSIFSVLLLVSIWAAMSYTMGKNPYGYRAQGDFYVFIFFGLVAVAGSYCLYGGSFYHLPGFPACAAGLLSCAVLNVNNIRDMKSDAVYGKESLALRLGDEYARYYHVLLVLSAFLCWLVYFWVMLPNTYLLLLILYLPLAYSAYKVYTSRETLVLDRQVDITAASTGIFHIIVSIMLFMK, from the coding sequence ATGATGCAGACGGTTTTTTGTTGGATACGGGCGATGCGGCTTAGGTCTTTGCCTCTTTCCCTGTCCGGAGTGGTTTTAGGGGGAGCTTTCGCAAGTTTTGACCATGTTTTTTCATGGAAAATATTTGTCTTAAGTCTTGTGGTCGGTGTGCTTTTGCAAATTCTCACCAATTTTGCCAATGATTACGGCGACGCGACAAAAGGCCTTGAAGGTGCTTTGCGACAGGGACCGAAAGGCGTTGTTTCATCAGGCGTGATTTCGCCGAAGAAAATGCTGCGGGCCATTTTTTTTGTGGTAGCTCTCATCGTGCTGTTTTCCTTGCTTCTTTTTTATGTCAGCTTCGGAAACAATATCTGGGCATGGTCGATTTTCAGCGTATTGCTTCTTGTTTCCATATGGGCTGCCATGTCGTACACTATGGGAAAAAATCCTTACGGATACCGGGCTCAAGGCGATTTTTACGTTTTCATTTTTTTTGGACTTGTGGCGGTAGCGGGTTCCTATTGTCTGTATGGCGGCTCTTTTTACCATCTTCCCGGATTTCCGGCTTGCGCCGCGGGCTTGCTTTCCTGTGCGGTGCTTAATGTCAACAATATTCGCGACATGAAGAGCGATGCCGTTTACGGCAAAGAATCGCTCGCTCTGCGCCTTGGCGACGAATACGCCCGTTATTATCACGTCCTGCTTGTTTTGAGCGCTTTTTTATGCTGGCTGGTGTATTTCTGGGTTATGCTTCCAAATACGTACCTATTGCTTCTTATTCTTTATTTGCCTCTTGCGTACAGCGCCTATAAGGTTTATACGAGCCGCGAAACCCTTGTCCTTGACAGGCAGGTGGATATAACGGCGGCTTCCACGGGAATTTTCCATATAATCGTATCTATCATGCTCTTTATGAAATAA
- a CDS encoding branched-chain amino acid ABC transporter permease yields MEQFFQQIINGLAIGGIYALVALGYTMVYGVLKLINFAHGDLFTIGAYLGMTLFVSYRLADILPVYGSIILVALMVMGLVALVGGLLERIAYRPLRNASRLSAVVSAVGASIFFQNAILLIWGGNYYVYPESVRPTTIISLFGMGVPLIRFVLIAASVMLMLILYWFIHRTKTGTAIRAAAIDQGAAKLMGINVNRIIALVFLIGPGLGGVAGLMVGLAYGQIDYSMGFSYGLKAFTAAILGGIGNIPGAMIGGLILGLVETLGAAYLTIAWKDAISFFVLILILIIRPTGILGERVADKL; encoded by the coding sequence ATGGAGCAATTTTTTCAACAAATTATCAACGGTCTCGCCATCGGGGGCATTTACGCCCTTGTCGCTCTCGGCTATACGATGGTTTATGGCGTTCTTAAGCTTATCAACTTCGCGCACGGCGATTTGTTCACGATAGGGGCATACCTTGGCATGACGCTGTTCGTAAGTTATCGTCTTGCGGATATTCTGCCTGTTTACGGCTCCATTATCCTTGTAGCCCTCATGGTCATGGGACTTGTCGCCCTTGTCGGCGGACTTCTGGAACGTATCGCCTACCGTCCTTTACGTAATGCAAGCAGACTTTCCGCCGTTGTTTCCGCCGTGGGCGCATCTATTTTCTTTCAAAACGCCATTCTTTTGATTTGGGGCGGCAATTATTATGTTTATCCTGAAAGTGTTCGGCCGACAACGATTATCAGCCTCTTCGGCATGGGCGTGCCGCTTATCCGCTTTGTGCTCATTGCCGCGTCCGTCATGCTCATGCTTATTTTATATTGGTTTATCCACAGAACCAAAACAGGAACCGCCATCCGCGCCGCCGCCATTGACCAGGGAGCGGCTAAACTCATGGGTATCAATGTGAACCGCATTATCGCCCTGGTTTTTCTCATCGGTCCGGGGCTTGGCGGAGTCGCAGGCCTCATGGTCGGGCTTGCCTACGGGCAAATTGATTACAGCATGGGATTTTCCTATGGACTGAAAGCTTTCACCGCCGCTATTTTGGGCGGTATCGGCAATATTCCCGGAGCCATGATCGGCGGGCTCATTCTCGGACTTGTCGAGACCTTGGGCGCGGCTTATCTCACTATCGCATGGAAAGACGCCATTTCTTTCTTTGTGCTTATTCTTATTCTCATCATTCGTCCTACGGGTATTTTAGGGGAAAGGGTGGCTGACAAATTATGA
- a CDS encoding branched-chain amino acid ABC transporter permease produces the protein MIAKNLSSKYSYFYGFGLFALFMAVLPQMLNSYWTAVFVSVGLGTLLSLSLNIILGQAGIFHMGHAAFYAVGAYVTAILNTRFGIPIFYLIPLAGIVSALFAGLVARPIIHLRGDYLLMVTIGIVEIVRIALVNDIGGLTGGANGLFGISRPEFFGIKIKKDIQFYYLIWTFIFATLILFHWLHNSRFGRALSCIKEDDIAAEGCGIDVAHYKTTAFMLGAFWAGMAGTLFAAKMTIISPGSFTFWDSVLLFAAVILGGGSQAGVILGAFLVFGLPEIFRSFADARMLIFGIALMVMMIIRPQGILPPRPRTYVLPSAWIEKLKTIGAKDA, from the coding sequence ATGATTGCGAAAAACCTATCTTCAAAATATTCCTATTTTTACGGCTTCGGGCTTTTCGCCCTTTTCATGGCGGTTTTGCCCCAAATGCTCAACTCCTATTGGACGGCTGTTTTTGTCAGCGTAGGTCTGGGCACGCTTCTTTCCCTTTCCCTCAATATCATTTTAGGGCAGGCTGGCATTTTTCACATGGGACACGCCGCTTTTTATGCGGTCGGCGCTTATGTCACCGCTATTTTGAATACCCGCTTCGGCATTCCCATTTTTTATCTCATTCCTCTTGCAGGCATTGTTTCCGCCCTTTTTGCGGGTTTGGTGGCTCGTCCCATCATTCATTTGCGCGGGGATTATCTGCTTATGGTCACTATCGGCATTGTTGAAATCGTGCGTATCGCCCTTGTCAATGATATCGGCGGATTAACGGGCGGCGCCAACGGACTTTTCGGTATTTCCCGTCCTGAATTTTTCGGCATTAAAATCAAAAAAGACATTCAATTCTATTATTTGATTTGGACTTTTATTTTCGCAACCCTCATTCTTTTTCATTGGCTTCATAATTCACGCTTCGGACGGGCTTTGTCCTGCATAAAGGAAGATGATATCGCGGCGGAAGGCTGCGGTATCGACGTCGCCCATTATAAGACGACGGCGTTTATGCTCGGCGCGTTTTGGGCAGGTATGGCTGGAACCCTTTTTGCCGCAAAAATGACTATTATTTCACCGGGTTCTTTTACATTTTGGGATTCCGTTCTTCTTTTCGCCGCCGTTATTTTGGGCGGCGGCAGCCAGGCGGGAGTCATTTTAGGCGCTTTTCTCGTTTTTGGTTTGCCGGAAATTTTCAGAAGTTTCGCAGACGCCCGCATGCTTATTTTCGGTATCGCCCTTATGGTCATGATGATTATCCGTCCGCAGGGAATTTTACCTCCCCGCCCCCGCACGTACGTTCTTCCTTCTGCGTGGATTGAAAAACTGAAAACCATAGGGGCAAAGGACGCATAA
- a CDS encoding heavy metal translocating P-type ATPase — protein MFDSIIKFRLEGMHCSACSARIEKVISKMPEVEKVSVSLASGMAVIRLRENVSKEERSRLIESMAGKIENLGFRVFHIDNSVSAVNLWQEQQESMQKELAEKKRRVLIEILFTLPVFILAMGCHAGWVGISHASADFHTSGKVIFSLSAGLFILIQFICTLIVLWSGRDFYIKGIPSLWHKSPNMDTLVALGTGVAFIVSFYYAIQFFRADFMLKNGETEYALLLKHAVHYLYFESSAVIIALISLGKYLELKAKSRTSLAIKSLMDLSPKTVIRIKENGGQERIGTEHVFPEDTLLIPKGEQIPVDGILVKGESSLDTSAITGEYMPYPVKEGDSLISGSINIGTALTMRAEKTGEDSVLAKIIRLVQEAQSSKAPIAKYADTISLYFVPAILGIALLTFVYWFFMQENFGLAILFTVSVLVVACPCALGLATPMSIMVATGRGAKLGLLIKNGTALELAGKADTVVFDKTGTLTKGKADVSLEYVSPSENPQEIISLAYAMEKNSAHPLAQAFLESFSANESLLPLLENVREKTGRGIYAEHKGKKYVLGNQNFLSEEGITINAEEQNRIDVITEQAKSPLFFAEIDEAKIIALFSIEDSIREASFALIGQLKKQNIRPVLLSGDNKKTVLAVAKKIGIAEESCFYEVLPTEKEACIAKLKEQGHIVAMAGDGINDAPALASAHVGIVMGGGMDIALEAGDIVLLHGIEGLDTALRLSKATMNNIKLSLFWAFCYNIILIPVACGLFYFSHGISFSPMFAGAAMALSSVSVVTNALRLRTFK, from the coding sequence ATGTTTGATTCAATAATAAAATTCAGACTTGAAGGCATGCATTGCTCCGCATGTTCAGCCCGTATCGAAAAAGTGATTTCCAAAATGCCGGAAGTGGAAAAAGTGAGCGTCAGCCTTGCGTCCGGCATGGCTGTGATACGTTTGCGGGAAAATGTTTCCAAGGAAGAAAGAAGCCGGCTCATTGAAAGCATGGCAGGCAAAATCGAAAATCTCGGATTTAGGGTTTTTCATATAGACAATTCCGTAAGCGCCGTGAATTTGTGGCAAGAACAGCAGGAAAGCATGCAAAAGGAACTGGCGGAAAAAAAACGCCGGGTTCTCATTGAAATTTTGTTCACATTGCCTGTGTTCATCCTTGCCATGGGGTGTCACGCAGGCTGGGTCGGAATTTCTCACGCATCTGCGGATTTCCATACTTCGGGCAAGGTGATTTTTTCCTTATCAGCCGGGCTTTTCATTTTGATACAATTCATTTGCACACTTATAGTCTTATGGTCCGGCAGGGATTTTTACATTAAAGGCATTCCGAGCCTATGGCACAAGTCGCCGAACATGGATACGCTTGTCGCCCTCGGAACCGGAGTTGCCTTTATTGTGAGCTTTTATTACGCCATACAGTTTTTCCGTGCGGATTTCATGCTGAAAAACGGAGAAACGGAATACGCCCTTTTGCTGAAACATGCCGTGCATTATTTGTATTTCGAGTCTTCCGCCGTAATCATCGCCCTGATTTCCTTGGGAAAATATTTGGAATTAAAGGCGAAGAGCAGAACATCCCTCGCCATAAAATCGCTTATGGACCTCTCGCCCAAGACTGTCATCCGCATAAAGGAAAACGGCGGACAGGAACGTATCGGCACAGAACATGTTTTTCCGGAAGATACGCTTCTTATCCCCAAAGGTGAACAAATTCCCGTGGACGGCATACTTGTGAAAGGCGAAAGCAGTCTTGACACCTCGGCAATCACCGGAGAATATATGCCTTACCCGGTAAAAGAGGGGGACAGTCTTATTTCAGGTTCGATCAATATCGGCACAGCGTTGACCATGCGTGCGGAAAAAACCGGCGAAGACAGCGTTCTTGCAAAAATCATCCGTCTTGTGCAGGAAGCGCAAAGTTCCAAAGCGCCCATTGCCAAATACGCCGACACGATCAGCCTTTATTTTGTTCCTGCCATATTGGGTATCGCTCTTCTGACGTTTGTTTACTGGTTTTTCATGCAGGAAAATTTCGGGCTCGCCATTTTGTTTACCGTATCCGTGCTTGTGGTGGCGTGCCCCTGCGCTTTGGGCTTGGCAACGCCCATGTCCATCATGGTTGCCACCGGCAGGGGGGCGAAGCTCGGCTTGCTTATAAAGAACGGAACGGCATTGGAGCTTGCGGGCAAAGCGGATACCGTGGTTTTCGATAAGACCGGCACCCTGACAAAAGGCAAGGCGGACGTTTCGCTCGAATATGTTTCACCAAGCGAAAATCCGCAGGAAATTATCTCTCTTGCTTACGCCATGGAGAAAAATTCCGCCCACCCATTGGCACAGGCGTTTTTAGAGAGTTTTTCCGCAAATGAATCGCTTTTGCCTTTGCTTGAAAATGTGCGGGAAAAAACCGGGCGGGGCATTTATGCCGAACATAAAGGCAAAAAATATGTTCTTGGCAATCAAAACTTCCTCTCGGAAGAAGGAATCACAATAAACGCTGAAGAGCAAAACCGCATTGACGTCATTACGGAACAAGCCAAAAGCCCTTTGTTCTTCGCTGAAATCGATGAAGCGAAAATAATAGCCCTGTTTTCCATTGAAGACAGCATACGCGAAGCAAGTTTCGCCCTTATCGGACAATTGAAAAAACAAAATATCCGTCCTGTGCTTTTGAGCGGCGACAATAAAAAGACCGTGCTTGCCGTGGCGAAAAAAATCGGCATTGCGGAAGAATCTTGCTTTTATGAAGTGCTGCCGACGGAAAAGGAAGCTTGCATTGCCAAGCTGAAAGAGCAGGGGCACATTGTGGCTATGGCAGGTGACGGCATTAACGACGCACCCGCCTTGGCTTCCGCCCATGTGGGAATTGTCATGGGCGGCGGAATGGATATAGCCCTTGAAGCGGGCGATATTGTTCTTCTGCATGGTATCGAAGGACTTGACACGGCATTGCGCCTGAGCAAAGCGACCATGAACAATATCAAATTAAGCCTTTTTTGGGCGTTTTGTTATAATATCATTCTTATACCGGTGGCGTGCGGACTTTTTTATTTCTCCCACGGCATAAGTTTTTCGCCCATGTTTGCGGGAGCCGCCATGGCGCTTTCTTCCGTTTCCGTGGTGACAAACGCTTTGAGGCTGCGTACGTTCAAATAA
- a CDS encoding ABC transporter ATP-binding protein, translating to MFLELKDLRAGYGQVEVLHGVSLHVNKGEIVSILGANGAGKTTTMHTISGLATIMSGSIRLADEEISKLPSHEIVTRGLTQSPEGRRVFNSLTVLENLKLGAFTIENKKLINESLDWIYGLFPRLYERRSQMAGTLSGGEQQMLAIGRALMGQPEILLLDEPSLGLAPLLVKAIFETVKKVNENGVTILIVEQNAKAALKIATRGYVMEMGRIVMEDSAENLLANPSVQKAYLGH from the coding sequence ATGTTTTTGGAATTGAAAGATTTACGGGCGGGATATGGGCAAGTTGAAGTTTTGCATGGCGTCAGCCTGCATGTCAATAAAGGTGAAATCGTCAGCATACTGGGAGCGAACGGTGCGGGTAAAACGACAACCATGCACACAATCAGCGGTCTTGCCACCATTATGAGCGGAAGTATCCGCCTTGCGGATGAAGAAATCAGCAAACTTCCCAGTCATGAAATCGTTACCCGGGGGCTTACCCAATCTCCGGAAGGCAGACGTGTTTTCAATTCGCTTACTGTTTTGGAAAATCTTAAGCTTGGTGCCTTTACCATTGAAAATAAAAAACTCATCAATGAAAGTTTAGACTGGATATACGGACTTTTTCCCCGCCTCTACGAACGCAGGAGCCAAATGGCGGGAACTCTTTCCGGCGGTGAACAGCAAATGCTCGCTATCGGCCGCGCCCTTATGGGACAGCCTGAAATTTTGCTTTTGGATGAACCTTCCCTCGGACTTGCGCCGCTTCTTGTGAAAGCTATTTTTGAAACAGTGAAAAAAGTCAATGAAAACGGCGTGACCATTCTTATTGTCGAACAGAACGCCAAAGCTGCCCTGAAAATCGCCACGCGCGGTTATGTTATGGAAATGGGACGTATCGTTATGGAAGACAGTGCGGAAAATCTTCTTGCCAATCCAAGCGTGCAGAAAGCGTATTTGGGGCATTGA
- a CDS encoding heavy-metal-associated domain-containing protein produces MSTITVNGMHCQNCSNSVKEAMAKAGANNIVVDLEKKCVSWEGCLTKEQAKEIIDNQGFDAVL; encoded by the coding sequence ATGTCAACAATAACCGTAAATGGCATGCACTGCCAAAATTGCAGCAACTCCGTGAAAGAGGCGATGGCAAAAGCCGGAGCGAACAATATCGTTGTCGACCTTGAAAAAAAATGCGTATCTTGGGAAGGCTGTCTTACCAAGGAGCAGGCAAAGGAAATTATCGACAATCAAGGCTTTGACGCCGTGTTATAG
- a CDS encoding DsrE family protein, which produces MQLSEFVVTLFTGKANQNNITVAAVMGLNALKQGLSATILLMVEAVEFSVPDATKGIDIGAPFKEVGGIWEQFMEMGGQVCICDACLTHNGFTKDQIDKRYEIIGGGEVIALLSEAKGTLQIT; this is translated from the coding sequence ATGCAATTATCAGAATTTGTCGTGACGCTTTTTACCGGTAAAGCCAATCAAAACAATATCACCGTGGCTGCCGTCATGGGGCTGAATGCATTGAAGCAAGGGCTTTCCGCAACCATTTTGCTTATGGTTGAAGCCGTGGAATTCAGCGTGCCGGACGCAACCAAAGGGATCGACATCGGCGCTCCTTTCAAAGAAGTCGGCGGAATTTGGGAACAATTTATGGAAATGGGCGGACAAGTCTGCATTTGTGACGCGTGCTTGACCCACAACGGCTTTACAAAAGACCAAATTGACAAACGGTATGAAATCATCGGCGGCGGAGAAGTCATCGCCTTGCTTTCCGAAGCCAAGGGAACGCTGCAAATCACCTAG
- a CDS encoding DNA internalization-related competence protein ComEC/Rec2: MREDFQKQYQPVTLLFWQYSVLSAVLGIFALVYPFHAVFCFILLTLFIFLQYPDKRFLRILILCVVFAGAYLYAQWREPKQNAESEAYYQTNFNPSEKREFCGKIESVQGLPDGRLRIALSEVHKKTHRICLHNDKKLQGKLIYTCTYDFFAKRPSVGQYLQANAAIRPFHRSLRQYYQFQGAWYGAWNYDYENAVNVQGEGKYWSRQRENLRYGFVSVLFAEAMKKQNTKNNPEKIKTYLNSPQGQAKAILPALLFGDKFYLTQNTLDLFTAHNLSHSLALSGQHLTFAGILACFLIFSISCLYPRCSLHISRPQLSVSLGLVLGFLYCWLGDSPYSLLRAYTMLFFAGIIYVNAKQLTLLDLLFYALAFFIFIQPLSLYFLGVQLSFSCVFVIALLLPFLRFMYDTHFRHGNFYMRKFCFPLFSVFVVSFAVQLAIIPILLLYFGQISWSFFLNAAWLPLLTFWVMPAAFAGFLCSAFPFAQTLLDFACLPVSSFILCLEKLSVFLPDFLISAHGIRPLGLSFIGFYLLIFLLFFSWKKQNPKNDFFLRIAIFCLFMPVFLRFIPLKPYVQISLFEVGHGQAIHLRTNNADMLLDAGGTRSKRFNVGKDIVAKAITQNRFPKLDYIVASHDDYDHINGIAPLLNIFSVKKYAETSIGIEKRSYAKKFLDKELTMRNLPAVKLGRGDFLDLGNGYGLEVLYPPKKPGPWSLEKYTANNSSLVLRLVKDSQGIALFCGDSESPVLEKLAAMHNAKLHSLEADILILPHHGSESSYAEDFYASVNPRYVAVSCGKFDRFNFPSQKIVTYFQKKNIPVLSTADCGNISFLHEEERIFFNRKMVLQEFYSIL; the protein is encoded by the coding sequence ATGCGAGAAGATTTTCAAAAGCAATATCAACCTGTTACCTTGCTTTTTTGGCAATATTCGGTTTTGAGTGCCGTGCTCGGCATTTTTGCTTTGGTCTATCCTTTCCATGCTGTTTTTTGTTTCATTCTTTTAACGCTTTTCATTTTTTTACAGTATCCCGATAAACGTTTTCTGCGGATTTTGATTTTATGCGTTGTTTTTGCAGGGGCGTATCTGTATGCGCAATGGCGGGAACCGAAACAAAACGCAGAAAGCGAGGCGTATTACCAAACAAATTTCAATCCGTCTGAAAAACGGGAATTTTGCGGAAAAATTGAAAGTGTGCAAGGTTTGCCGGACGGGCGTTTACGCATCGCCCTTTCCGAAGTGCATAAAAAAACGCATAGAATTTGTCTGCATAACGATAAAAAACTCCAAGGAAAGCTGATTTACACATGCACCTATGACTTTTTTGCAAAGCGGCCGAGTGTCGGGCAATATCTGCAGGCGAACGCCGCGATCCGCCCTTTTCACCGCAGTTTGCGGCAATATTATCAATTCCAAGGGGCATGGTACGGAGCTTGGAATTATGACTATGAAAATGCGGTCAATGTGCAGGGCGAGGGAAAGTATTGGAGCAGGCAGCGGGAAAACCTGCGGTACGGATTTGTTTCAGTGCTTTTTGCCGAAGCAATGAAAAAACAAAATACAAAAAACAATCCCGAAAAAATTAAAACATATTTGAACAGCCCGCAAGGGCAGGCAAAAGCCATTCTTCCCGCTTTGCTTTTCGGGGATAAATTTTATTTGACGCAAAACACCCTCGATCTTTTCACCGCGCATAATCTATCCCATTCCTTGGCGTTATCCGGACAGCATTTGACTTTTGCGGGCATTTTGGCTTGTTTCCTCATCTTTTCAATTTCCTGCTTATACCCCCGCTGTTCTTTGCATATTTCAAGACCCCAGTTATCGGTTTCACTCGGACTTGTTTTAGGATTTTTATATTGCTGGCTCGGCGATTCGCCTTATTCACTGCTCAGAGCGTATACCATGCTTTTTTTTGCAGGCATAATTTATGTTAACGCCAAGCAGTTGACTTTACTTGATTTACTGTTTTATGCTCTGGCATTTTTTATTTTCATTCAACCGCTGTCACTGTATTTTTTGGGCGTTCAGCTTTCTTTTTCGTGCGTATTCGTCATTGCTCTGCTTTTGCCGTTTTTGCGTTTTATGTATGATACGCATTTCAGGCACGGAAATTTTTATATGCGGAAATTTTGTTTTCCGCTTTTTTCGGTGTTTGTTGTTTCCTTTGCTGTCCAACTTGCGATTATTCCTATTCTTTTGCTTTATTTCGGACAAATAAGCTGGTCTTTTTTCCTCAATGCCGCATGGCTGCCGCTTTTGACTTTTTGGGTGATGCCCGCCGCTTTTGCAGGATTTTTATGTTCGGCTTTTCCTTTCGCCCAAACGCTTTTGGACTTCGCCTGCCTGCCTGTTTCCTCTTTTATCCTTTGTTTGGAAAAACTTTCCGTTTTTTTGCCTGATTTCTTAATATCGGCACACGGAATACGCCCTTTGGGATTGTCATTCATCGGTTTTTATTTATTGATATTCCTTTTGTTCTTTTCATGGAAAAAACAAAATCCGAAAAACGATTTTTTTCTTCGCATAGCAATTTTTTGCCTTTTCATGCCGGTTTTTTTGCGTTTTATCCCTCTGAAACCCTATGTGCAAATTTCCCTGTTTGAAGTGGGGCACGGACAGGCAATTCATTTGCGGACCAACAATGCGGATATGTTGCTTGATGCCGGCGGAACACGCTCAAAGCGTTTCAATGTGGGAAAAGATATTGTTGCGAAAGCAATAACGCAAAACCGATTTCCAAAACTCGATTACATCGTGGCAAGCCATGACGATTACGACCATATCAACGGTATTGCTCCTCTTTTAAACATCTTTTCAGTGAAAAAATATGCGGAAACAAGTATCGGTATTGAAAAAAGAAGTTATGCGAAAAAATTTCTGGATAAAGAATTAACCATGCGAAATCTGCCGGCTGTGAAATTAGGCAGAGGGGATTTTCTCGATTTGGGAAACGGCTACGGCTTGGAAGTTTTGTATCCTCCTAAAAAGCCGGGTCCTTGGTCTTTGGAAAAATATACCGCCAACAACAGTTCGCTTGTTTTGCGATTAGTCAAAGACAGCCAAGGAATAGCATTGTTTTGCGGGGACAGCGAATCGCCTGTTTTGGAAAAACTTGCTGCCATGCACAATGCCAAACTCCATTCCCTGGAAGCCGATATTTTGATTTTGCCCCACCACGGTTCCGAAAGCAGCTATGCTGAAGATTTTTACGCTTCTGTCAACCCGCGGTATGTGGCTGTATCCTGCGGCAAATTCGACAGATTTAATTTTCCCTCCCAAAAAATCGTCACGTATTTTCAAAAGAAAAATATTCCTGTTTTGTCTACGGCAGACTGCGGGAATATTTCTTTTTTACATGAAGAAGAACGAATTTTTTTCAACAGGAAAATGGTTTTACAAGAATTTTATTCTATATTATAA
- a CDS encoding ABC transporter ATP-binding protein, with protein MDTPLLSLENVTKSFGGIKAVNNMSFEVADGSVIGIIGPNGAGKTTVFNLITGNYVPDGGDIRFQDKSLTKLKPHQIVEQGISRTFQSIRLFSNLPAIENVLAGRHCRMRSGLFSSLFRFKNQQKEEQAALERAMRELEFVGLASMWNARAGSLSYGNQRLLEMARALASDPKLIILDEPAGSMNQPETEVLITLIRAIQKRGITVMLIEHDMGLVMNVCEKLVAIEYGTKIAEGLPDDVRNDPRVIEAYLGRDD; from the coding sequence ATGGATACTCCCTTGCTTTCTTTGGAAAATGTCACAAAATCTTTCGGCGGAATTAAAGCTGTCAACAATATGAGTTTTGAAGTCGCCGACGGTTCCGTCATCGGTATCATCGGTCCGAACGGGGCTGGAAAAACAACGGTTTTCAACCTTATTACAGGAAATTACGTTCCTGATGGCGGCGATATCCGTTTTCAGGACAAATCCCTGACAAAGCTCAAACCTCATCAAATTGTCGAGCAGGGTATTTCCCGCACGTTCCAGTCCATCCGACTTTTTTCCAATCTGCCTGCCATAGAAAATGTCCTCGCCGGCCGCCATTGCCGTATGCGAAGCGGGCTTTTTTCCTCTCTTTTCCGTTTTAAAAATCAGCAAAAGGAAGAACAAGCCGCTCTTGAACGCGCCATGCGGGAATTGGAATTTGTCGGACTTGCTTCCATGTGGAATGCGCGGGCAGGCTCGTTATCTTACGGCAATCAGCGTCTTTTGGAAATGGCGCGGGCTTTGGCTTCCGATCCCAAGCTTATCATTTTGGACGAGCCCGCCGGCAGTATGAACCAGCCGGAAACGGAAGTCCTTATCACTCTTATCCGCGCTATTCAAAAACGGGGTATTACCGTCATGCTTATCGAACACGATATGGGACTTGTCATGAATGTCTGCGAGAAGCTTGTCGCCATTGAATATGGAACAAAAATAGCCGAAGGTCTGCCGGACGATGTCCGCAATGATCCCCGTGTTATTGAAGCGTATCTCGGCCGTGATGATTAA